The DNA segment AGCAACCGACTATGAAGACTCTGCTACTCGCCAGTGTATTCGCTTCTTTTTTGGCGTCCAATCCCTTAAATGTGTCCTCAACGAACACGCCTTCTCAAGCAGACTGGTTTCGGTTCATCGTTCAACCGGGTACGCCTGGACAAGTGTTAGAACGTCCTTTGGTGAGTGCAAAAGGTGGCGCGGGAAATATTACGGTTCGTACAGACCTATCTGCCTCAACTCCTTGCCAGAACCTCAGCGGTGCGGCGGAACGCAAAGGCAAGAAAGTAACAGTGCGCGTTACCATCCGTCCACGTGAGACTGGTGGATGTATCCTTATGGTCGGCAATTTCCGCTATGAAGCTAATCTTAACAAGCTTACCCCTGGCAAGTACCAAGTTGAAGTAATCCACGAATACCCGAATAGTGGTTGGTTAAGTGAGACAGTATTCAAGCGTCAGGTGAGCGTAAGATAAGACAGGAAATTTTCCCCGAATAGCGATCGCGCAAGATTGTTTGAGGATGCGATCGCGCTTCTACGTGCAGCCAAAATTTAGAAAGGATGCGATCGCGTTGCGCTGACAAGTCAGTTCGCGTAGCGTACCATAAGCTAGTCATGCGGCTTGTGACCGATTAAGTCATGCCTCAACGAGATGCGATCCATAACATCATCAGGCAAGCTCTCATCAAAGAGGGTTGGGAAATCACGGACGATCCCTATGTCATATCCTATGGTGAGCGATTTCTGTTTATCGACTTAGCAGCAAGATTAGATGCCGTCAGTGGTATTGCAGGGCGATTTATTGGTGCCAGACGCGGCAGCAGTCGAATCGCTGTTGAAATCAAGGAGTTTCGAGGCAATTCGGCAATTGCTGATTTGGAGCAAGCGATTGGTCAATATCTTCTTTATCGACTTCTACTTGAACAGGTCGATCCAGATCGTGAATTATATCTCGCTATTGCAGACACAACTTTTGACGGGATTTTCAGCGAACCGATTGGTGAGTTGGTGAGGCGTGAGTTACCGATGAAATTGCTTATTGTAGATGTAGCGGCGCAAGAGGTAAAGCAATGGATACCACCACTCAAGAACGGGACATTGTAAAGCAAGTAATTCAAAGATACGCCCAGTTCAAACCTTCACACGGCGATATTCGACTCGACACGGTATTTGACGACACGCAAAACCGCTATGCACTGATGCAAGTGGGTTGGGATAGAGGACGAAGAGTTAGGGGAAATTTGATTTATGTGACTCTGCGTGAGGGTAAGGTTTGGGTGGAGTATGACGGGATGGAACAGGGAATCACCAAAGACCTAATCGCCGCAGGTATTCCAAGAGAGCGAATTGTTCTGGCATTTCTCCCTGAAGAGCAAACTGCTGCAACTGTCTAAACTCAGACTAGATAATGGGCGATCGCGCTTCTAAGTCAAAATTTCGCAAGAATGCGAGCGCACAAGTTTGTTCGAGGATGCGATGGCACAACTTACTATAAGCTAGTCATTCGGCTTCTGACCGATTAAGTCATTCCCCAGCAAGATGCGATTCATCACATCATTAGCCAAGCTCTCATCAAAGAGTGTTTGCGCTTCATCACGTGCTGTTCGCCACAGATTTATCAACTCAGACAAACGCTTTTGCTACTCGGCACTAAAAAACCACTTAGGACGAAAATCGGGATAATCAGTAAGCTTCTGTGGGCACTGTCTATCTTACTAGCTTCACTCCTTATAAGAGACTAACGCAGACTCTATTTGGTGAAGCATTTGAACAACCTCTGAAGCTGATTCTTTGAAAGCAGTTTTAGCCAACTCCGGATTCTCTTTAATCCAAGCTTCTACTTCGTGAAGAAGAGCCTTTTTGCAGCCCTGCCGAGATTTACTATTTGGCATCTGCAAAACAGAATCTATCTTTGATTGGAATTTTTGAGGATAGTATCGTTCAAAATCATGCTTGCTAAACTGTAAAAAATGGTCCTCTCCCCATCCACTACTGGTATAAGTCCTCTTTAATCTTTCGATTACTTTCTTTTCCTCATCACCTCCATCTATGATGACCCAGGCTAAATTCTTATAAATTGGCTGCAAATGTAAAAAAACGAACAGCTTATTAAAATCCTCAAATTTGGTCTCAACTTCATTCACCGAACGAGCTGAGAATGTCCTGATTCTGTCTTTCAACTCCGGAGTAAACCAGGGAATCAAAAACTCTCTAATAATTTTTTCTGCTGTTGACTCTTCAAGGATTAACCAAGCAGACCATATGTCAAAATCGAAAAGTTCATAGCCTAGTTCCTCAAGAACATGCAAACGAGCCTCTGATGAATCACCGACTTCTTCAATCTCTGAGGTGGGAAGCCGATCCTCAAATTCCATTGTTACTCGAAACAGTTTACTCTCGGATTGAGAACCTAGGTACTTCACAACTATATTCGAGTGCGTTGTAATTATAAACTGATTAGTCTCGGCTTTCTCCGCAATAAGTTTAAGAAGTTTCTTTAGTGCCTTCGGATGGACATCATTTTCTGGCTCCTCAATAAGGAAGAGCTGGTTGTTAGCAATGCACAAATCTACAATAAGCCCAACTAAATTAGCAATACCTTCTCCCATCGCTTCCAAAGGTATGCTCTCAAAATTACTCACAACGTAAGCAGCCTTCTTACCTTGTTCCGAAGGTATTGCTGTTATTTGAAATCCTAGTATTTCTCTACATGCCTGAACATATTGTTTATTTGCTGGCATTTCAGGATTGGAAAGACGATCAATCTTCGCATACAAATTTGAGAAATTACCTCTTACGGAAGAAGTAGAATTTAAATTAACCATTTCTTCATAAGTGGCAACCTTTCTTCTTGAGAGATAGGGATAAATAAAATTTTCAGGCTCCTGGTTTGGAATTGAGTATGAGTAAAAGGAAAAGGTATTCATTGTATTGGTTAATGAAAGCTCGCCGGGTATTCCTTGAATATGAATATGACGATTAAAAAATTCTATTCCAATATTGTTTGGCGATGACAAAGAAACCTTAATTACCTTGTTTAGCTCAGAGCTTTCAGGGAAAAACTGTTTGATGTTATTCAGTTCTATTTGAACAAATCCATCTTTCTGAGATAATCGTAGATCAGTATGAGATAAGCTTGAGCCGTATTGCACCCATGCTACTGATTTCAGGAGTGTTGACTTTCCAGAATTATTAGGACCAATGACTAAATTAATTCCCTTAGATAATCCAACACTTGCACTAACAAAACTTCTAAAGTTGCTTAACTCGACTTTGGAAACCCACATATGGTCAGCTTTGTATAAATACAATAGTAGCTACAATCGCAATTATATAAGCTTTCAAAACATGGCATGTTTACCTCTCTTAGCGGTTCTACAGGGAACCCAAATAAAACGAGGCATCCGGTTGCACTTCCTCACAGCCTGTTTTACGGTAGGTGCAGTTGTCGTCACCGTCTAAATCAATGTTTCAGTGCTAGAAGGTATTCGTCCCAAGTTGCATGCACCCAGGTATCGGTTGGTAGTTTCGCTTGTAGTTGGCTCATAACAACCCTTTTGGCTACCGATTTCTCACATCTTAACGTAGGAGAGATCACCTCCCGTTATCCCCAAAACAGGGATAACAAGATGACGCAACTGCCACTGGATATCCTGGCACAGGATGCGATCGCTGCTTTGACCAAGAACCATGCTCAACGAGATCGCACACTCTGGATGTAGAGGATGAACAGTAGAAGCGATCGCACTTCTAGTTGTAATTAAAATCAACCAAAATGAGCGTTATCCTCATTCACGCTAGCGATCGCAATATCATCCGAATCCCTTAGGAAGTAGAAACAAACCAGTCGAGAAGTTTTCGAGCAATGCTCAGTTTAGGAGGAATCAGCGGTAGATTGTCTTTACTAAACCAAGCAGCATCTTCCAATTCTTGTGGGTCGATGATAATGTCGCCACTAGCATAGGTGGCGGTGAATCCAATCATCAGCGAGTTCGGAAAAGGCCAAGGTTGCGAACCAAAATAGCGAATATCCTTCACTTCTATGCCAACTTCCTCCCGGACTTCACGCACAATTGTTTCTTCAAGTGATTCTCCCGGTTCGACAAATCCAGCAATCAAACCGTACATTCCGGCTGGAAACCGAGCAGCACGAGCCAATAATATCTCCTCACCGCGAGAAATAAGTACAATCACCGCAGGCGACAGGCGAGGATAATTGACTAATCCACACTTAGGACAACGCTTGGCACGTTCGTTGGGTAATTGGGTTGTGGGAGCCGCACACTGTCCGCAATACTGATGGGTGCGATCCCATTCCATAATCTGAATCGCACGACTGCTGAGCGCATACAAGTCTTCGTCTAAGGTGCCGTACAATTCGCGCAGTCCTTGCAAAGTCATGCCATCAGCTATCACCGCATCTTTCGGCAGTTCCGCTGAGTAACAAGGTCTATCGTCCAACGTGCCGAGAAATTGCGATCGCACGGGTACCAAGCCAATCTCTGCCAAACTGACGAGGGTAGGAATTGTGCTGAGTGTCCCTTTCCCTCGAACCAACAGCTTATTGCCGACAAAGGCGAACCACCATGCAGGTTTAGATTGTACTGGAGGTGGAGCAATGCCGGGGATGAAGGTTCGATACATATTCGAGTAGAGTGCGATCGCGTAACCTGCCTACGGCAGTCGCCTTCATCGTATCATTGCGATCGCTTACAACATCATTTCCCCTAACAGCGGAACAATCAGCGCATAAAGTGTTATTTCGCCAGTTTTTTCAAGTTTGGGAGATGAACGATTTAACTTTGAGGGTAACTGGAAATTACTTCACATTTATTTAACAAAACCCCACAGAAGCGGGTTTCAATAGTCTGCGGAGGCGGACTTTGTTTGTATAGCCGTAATTTCTAATCCCCAAGTATATTTGCTTGGTATTTCTGTGGCTTAGCCCAAGTCAATCTCATCCCCTGTTAACTTCAAATTCAATTTGGGAACTATAAGGGTAGCAGCCTTTCTCAAGGTTTGCTGCTCTATATAGTCTGTGCGCGGAGACCGGAAATGCAGCCGATGGCGATAAAGCAGAAATTCCCAGTTAAACTCGACCGCACTTTTTTGATAGCAGCGCTGGTAATTCCGATTGTTCACCTCTATTTGGGATACGTAGGATTATCCACCACATTTGTAAATGGTGCTTCCGTATTTTGGCCTTCACTCGGTGTCTTTTTGGCAGCGATGCTGCTACTGGGCTATCGCGTCTGGCCGATCTTATTTGTGAGTGATTTCATTGTTAGCCATATTCTTTTTTTCCCAAACAACCTTTTAATCAGTCTGATTATTCCTGCTGTCAACCTGATTACCCCATTCAGCGGGACTTTTTTAATTAATCGCTATATCAAACGCCACAATTTTTTAGACCGATCGCAAGATGTTTTTAAATTTATCATCCTGACTATCCCCACTCCTCTGCTCAGTTCCCTTCTGGCTGCTGTCACGCTTTGCACCAGTGGAATTGCGCCCTGGGCAGCATTTGCAGAAGTGTGTCG comes from the Coleofasciculus sp. FACHB-1120 genome and includes:
- the nudC gene encoding NAD(+) diphosphatase, producing MYRTFIPGIAPPPVQSKPAWWFAFVGNKLLVRGKGTLSTIPTLVSLAEIGLVPVRSQFLGTLDDRPCYSAELPKDAVIADGMTLQGLRELYGTLDEDLYALSSRAIQIMEWDRTHQYCGQCAAPTTQLPNERAKRCPKCGLVNYPRLSPAVIVLISRGEEILLARAARFPAGMYGLIAGFVEPGESLEETIVREVREEVGIEVKDIRYFGSQPWPFPNSLMIGFTATYASGDIIIDPQELEDAAWFSKDNLPLIPPKLSIARKLLDWFVSTS
- a CDS encoding XisH family protein yields the protein MPQRDAIHNIIRQALIKEGWEITDDPYVISYGERFLFIDLAARLDAVSGIAGRFIGARRGSSRIAVEIKEFRGNSAIADLEQAIGQYLLYRLLLEQVDPDRELYLAIADTTFDGIFSEPIGELVRRELPMKLLIVDVAAQEVKQWIPPLKNGTL
- a CDS encoding AAA family ATPase; translation: MWVSKVELSNFRSFVSASVGLSKGINLVIGPNNSGKSTLLKSVAWVQYGSSLSHTDLRLSQKDGFVQIELNNIKQFFPESSELNKVIKVSLSSPNNIGIEFFNRHIHIQGIPGELSLTNTMNTFSFYSYSIPNQEPENFIYPYLSRRKVATYEEMVNLNSTSSVRGNFSNLYAKIDRLSNPEMPANKQYVQACREILGFQITAIPSEQGKKAAYVVSNFESIPLEAMGEGIANLVGLIVDLCIANNQLFLIEEPENDVHPKALKKLLKLIAEKAETNQFIITTHSNIVVKYLGSQSESKLFRVTMEFEDRLPTSEIEEVGDSSEARLHVLEELGYELFDFDIWSAWLILEESTAEKIIREFLIPWFTPELKDRIRTFSARSVNEVETKFEDFNKLFVFLHLQPIYKNLAWVIIDGGDEEKKVIERLKRTYTSSGWGEDHFLQFSKHDFERYYPQKFQSKIDSVLQMPNSKSRQGCKKALLHEVEAWIKENPELAKTAFKESASEVVQMLHQIESALVSYKE
- a CDS encoding XisI protein, with protein sequence MDTTTQERDIVKQVIQRYAQFKPSHGDIRLDTVFDDTQNRYALMQVGWDRGRRVRGNLIYVTLREGKVWVEYDGMEQGITKDLIAAGIPRERIVLAFLPEEQTAATV